A genomic window from Lasioglossum baleicum chromosome 7, iyLasBale1, whole genome shotgun sequence includes:
- the LOC143210208 gene encoding uncharacterized protein LOC143210208 — MKIAILFLCALCIVSYEEVGAQDASILQRSCLEKQGIAMSELSSLIADDSEEGHRKRGCLEVCYFERIGLVKDDKIYLDGINSIFTKVMPPGEKTEIMRQHINQCAATATSAGGDDFCIVVDLFTQCGLEEFKLNIRTLMHQMT, encoded by the exons ATGAAGATCGCCATTCTTTTCTTGTGTGCCTTGTGTATTGTGTCGTACGAG GAGGTCGGTGCTCAGGACGCTAGTATACTACAACGTTCGTGCTTGGAAAAACAAGGAATTGCCATGA GCGAACTGTCTTCATTGATAGCTGACGACTCGGAGGAGGGACATAGAAAACGTGGTTGCTTGGAAGTTTGCTATTTCGAGAGAATCGGACTG GTGAAAGACGACAAGATCTACTTGGATGGAATCAACAGTATATTCACCAAGGTGATGCCACCAGGTGAGAAAACGGAGATCATGCGACAACATATAAACCAATGTGCCGCAACTGCGACAAGTG ccGGCGGCGATGATTTCTGTATTGTGGTCGATCTGTTCACACAATGTGGACTCGAGGAATTCAAGCTGAATATCCGCACCTTGATGCACCAAATGACTTAG
- the LOC143210204 gene encoding uncharacterized protein LOC143210204 — protein MKFLLLFTFVTVALAEQESVTTQERAAQYLAREFRIDPKDSLECVNKSEATMEDLRYMEDAIDLSETEATDMKSFKKGICALACCAQKIGFLVGGVVQVEEVFKFFQKIGIPEDIQSQMRNNVRICKEQVTDTSDECMAYHKFAKCMYKRRETIVQHK, from the exons ATGAAGTTTTTGCTGTTATTTACGTTCGTTACCGTCGCCTTG GCGGAGCAGGAGTCCGTGACTACTCAAGAAAGAGCGGCGCAATACTTAGCTAGGGAATTCCGAATCGACCCGAAAGACAGTCTTGAGTGTGTTAATAAATCAGAAGCAACAATGG AGGATCTGCGATATATGGAGGACGCCATAGATTTGAGCGAAACTGAAGCTACGGACATGAAAAGTTTTAAGAAAGGGATTTGCGCACTGGCTTGCTGCGCTCAAAAAATAGGATTT TTGGTAGGGGGAGTGGTACAAGTGGAAGAAGTGTTCaagtttttccaaaaaatcggtATTCCGGAGGATATACAGAGCCAAATGCGCAATAACGTTCGTATTTGTAAAGAACAAG TGACGGATACATCCGACGAGTGTATGGCCTACCACAAATTTGCGAAATGCATGTACAAAAGAAGGGAGACGATAGTGCAACACAAATGA
- the LOC143210199 gene encoding uncharacterized protein LOC143210199 produces the protein MKFLLLFMFVAVALADEESETETTQERAARNLARVFRIDPKDGVHCANKSEVTMVDLRNVEEVIMTDTEPTDMNSVKRGCCAMVCSAQKKGVMVGGVVQEEELMKFLQETGIPEDLERQARNVVHACKEQETETSDECIAGYKFMKCTYKRSRTIGEHGNAKMRGLSWS, from the exons ATGAAGTTTTTGCTGTTGTTTATGTTCGTTGCCGTCGCCTTG GCGGACGAGGAGTCCGAGACCGAGACTACTCAAGAAAGAGCGGCCCGAAACTTAGCCAGAGTATTCCGAATCGACCCGAAAGACGGTGTTCACTGCGCTAATAAATCAGAAGTAACAATGG TGGATCTGCGAAATGTGGAGGAGGTCATAATGACCGACACCGAACCAACGGACATGAACAGTGTGAAGAGAGGGTGTTGCGCAATGGTTTGCAGCGCTCAAAAAAAAGGAGTT ATGGTAGGAGGAGTGGTACAAGAGGAAGAACTGATGAAGTTTCTCCAAGAAACCGGTATACCGGAGGATTTAGAGCGTCAAGCGCGCAATGTCGTGCATGCTTGTAAAGAACAAG AGACGGAGACATCCGACGAGTGTATAGCCGGCTACAAATTTATGAAATGCACATACAAAAGAAGTCGGACGATAGGCGAACACGGTAACGCGAAGATGCGCGGTTTATCTTGGTCGTGA